One stretch of Fictibacillus sp. b24 DNA includes these proteins:
- a CDS encoding xanthine phosphoribosyltransferase, with product MNFLEKKICDEGVVLSSSVLKVDSFLNHQIYPEFMKQIGTEIANRFKAEDITKIVTIESSGIAPAVFAGLELGVPVVFARKKKSLTLTEGLITSTVYSFTKQEKNEISIAKKFVESGEKVLIIDDFLAHGEAALGLADLVTKANAHIAGFGIVIEKSFQVGRQKLEEKGYRVESIARVKEMSTNGITFIQSEVMSS from the coding sequence ATGAATTTTTTAGAAAAGAAAATCTGTGATGAAGGTGTCGTCTTGTCCTCATCTGTACTAAAGGTTGACTCGTTTTTAAATCATCAGATCTACCCTGAATTTATGAAACAGATCGGCACGGAGATAGCGAACCGGTTTAAAGCAGAAGACATAACAAAGATAGTAACGATTGAGTCTTCTGGTATCGCACCAGCCGTATTTGCGGGATTAGAACTCGGAGTTCCAGTCGTTTTTGCACGCAAAAAGAAATCATTAACACTAACAGAAGGCTTGATCACATCTACCGTTTATTCATTTACAAAACAAGAGAAAAATGAAATTTCAATAGCAAAGAAATTCGTTGAATCTGGTGAGAAGGTTCTAATCATTGATGATTTCTTAGCACACGGAGAAGCGGCCCTCGGACTTGCCGATCTTGTCACAAAAGCGAATGCTCATATTGCGGGTTTTGGCATCGTCATTGAAAAATCATTTCAAGTCGGCCGACAAAAGCTTGAGGAAAAAGGGTACAGAGTAGAATCCATAGCTAGAGTGAAAGAGATGAGTACGAACGGAATTACCTTTATTCAAAGTGAGGTGATGTCATCATGA
- a CDS encoding esterase/lipase family protein: MNKWLSILYTLILSSGIVISGSQTTAKAQESSSDGFLTEQGIPPPGANDSSCKPSAEHPEPVVLVPGTFETMERNFINLAPLLKEKGYCVFSLNYGYNGAVPASGPIEDSAAELKTFIDNVLNLTGAEKVSIVGHSQGGMMPRYYMKNLGGAEKVEDLIGLVPSNHGTEGVAGLTELTSTGADLASCKACQQQAAGSDFLLALNEGDETPGDVSYTVVTTRNDEIVVPFTSAFLNGEKENVTNVTIQDYYPYDQIEHQNIAQDPLAFNFVFDALEHKGPADPQRAVGIFK, encoded by the coding sequence GTGAACAAGTGGTTAAGTATACTTTACACCTTGATACTAAGTTCAGGTATCGTGATCAGTGGAAGTCAAACTACTGCTAAAGCACAAGAGTCATCAAGTGATGGATTTCTGACAGAACAAGGGATTCCGCCACCTGGAGCAAATGATTCATCTTGTAAGCCTTCTGCAGAGCACCCTGAACCTGTCGTCCTCGTACCGGGAACTTTCGAAACGATGGAAAGAAACTTTATAAATCTTGCACCCCTGTTAAAAGAAAAAGGATATTGTGTATTTTCCTTGAACTACGGTTATAACGGTGCTGTTCCTGCTTCGGGCCCAATCGAGGATTCGGCAGCAGAACTTAAAACTTTTATTGATAACGTTTTAAATTTAACTGGAGCAGAAAAAGTATCAATCGTCGGACATAGCCAAGGAGGAATGATGCCTCGTTATTATATGAAGAACCTGGGTGGAGCCGAAAAGGTAGAAGATTTGATTGGTCTTGTTCCATCTAATCATGGAACAGAAGGTGTAGCGGGTCTTACGGAGCTTACATCAACTGGAGCCGATCTTGCCTCTTGCAAAGCATGTCAGCAACAAGCTGCAGGGTCTGATTTTCTTTTAGCGCTGAATGAAGGGGACGAAACACCAGGAGATGTATCATACACGGTTGTCACAACACGTAATGATGAGATTGTTGTTCCTTTTACTTCAGCTTTTTTAAACGGAGAGAAAGAAAATGTAACAAATGTAACGATTCAGGATTACTATCCATATGATCAAATTGAACATCAGAACATTGCTCAAGATCCACTCGCTTTTAATTTTGTTTTCGATGCACTTGAACACAAAGGGCCCGCAGATCCCCAAAGAGCTGTCGGTATTTTTAAATAG
- a CDS encoding endonuclease: MRKSKCTMSIPAIIESFNNGMSSNEIAIKANVSSRYINKVLQKHNVDRQPHSSWLRKYTVNENYFKTWSASMAYVLGFFAADGFMPQDLQVISFSQKDPKILEDIKKELQSKHPIIINPRTGVHLLNISSKIMKEDLIHLHGMIPKKSTTLEFPYVPEEYLSHFVRGYFDGDGNINFEKRTVSFVGGSLKFMEHFKKRLEFYSFEPFIVSKEKYHRLFLSGRKTVYNFGNWIYRDKNLYLLRKHIEFKREKLSPEQLNDRPIKITKTAVEERKEKLLDNYKLKADLTEACKSANIQIQTFYRWLNKDEDFKRRFNSMVMQIKK; this comes from the coding sequence ATGCGAAAAAGCAAATGCACCATGAGTATCCCTGCAATAATTGAGAGTTTTAACAATGGTATGAGCAGCAATGAGATTGCGATAAAAGCGAATGTGTCATCCAGATATATCAATAAAGTACTGCAAAAGCATAATGTAGATCGTCAGCCGCATAGCAGTTGGTTAAGAAAGTATACGGTGAATGAAAATTATTTCAAGACGTGGTCAGCATCCATGGCATATGTTTTGGGATTTTTTGCAGCTGATGGATTTATGCCACAAGATTTACAAGTAATAAGTTTTTCACAAAAAGACCCTAAGATCCTCGAAGACATCAAAAAAGAACTCCAATCAAAACATCCAATCATAATAAATCCACGAACAGGCGTACATTTATTAAACATCTCAAGCAAGATTATGAAAGAAGATTTAATACACTTACATGGAATGATCCCTAAGAAGTCAACAACACTTGAGTTTCCGTATGTACCAGAGGAGTATTTAAGTCATTTTGTTAGGGGTTACTTTGATGGTGATGGGAATATTAACTTTGAAAAGAGAACGGTATCTTTTGTAGGTGGATCACTAAAATTCATGGAACACTTTAAGAAAAGATTAGAATTTTACTCTTTCGAACCTTTTATTGTAAGTAAGGAAAAGTATCATAGGCTATTTCTATCTGGCAGAAAAACTGTTTATAACTTTGGAAATTGGATTTATAGGGATAAAAACTTATATCTATTAAGAAAACATATAGAATTTAAAAGAGAAAAGCTATCGCCGGAACAATTAAATGACCGGCCAATTAAGATTACTAAAACTGCAGTAGAAGAAAGAAAAGAAAAATTACTTGATAATTATAAGTTAAAAGCAGATTTAACTGAAGCCTGTAAAAGTGCTAATATACAAATACAAACTTTTTATCGCTGGTTGAATAAAGATGAAGATTTCAAGCGACGATTTAACTCGATGGTAATGCAGATAAAAAAATAA
- a CDS encoding aldehyde dehydrogenase, whose translation MNHSTFIIKEKSKETIDELVQAQKAYFRSGITRSYEFRIKALNNLSKLIRNNEAKILHALKSDLNKSETEAYTTEIGFLLEEIRHTQKHLKKWMEPKKVKTAKTHFGSKGYTISEPYGVTLIIAPWNYPFQLQLSPLIGAIAAGNTAILKPSELTPRTSNLIDALIKEFFHPDYIAVVEGGVETTKNLLDQPLDYIFFTGSVPVGKVIMEAASKRLIPITLELGGKSPCIVDETADIKLAAKRIAFGKFTNTGQTCIAPDYLYLHKNIRTEFIDTFKEVITDFYGEHPLQNESYGKIVNDRHFNRLKNYLSDGEILFGGRYDETKEKIEPTLMVPTDSSVPVMSDEIFGPIFPVLEYEDLEEVIEFIVSRPKPLALYLFTTNKEIEEKVVGNISFGGGSINDTLMHIATPYLPFGGVGESGMGSYHGESSFVAFSHSKSVLNQTNKFDFSFRYPNAKNGLKMIKKFMK comes from the coding sequence TTGAATCATTCAACATTCATTATAAAAGAAAAGTCAAAAGAAACCATTGATGAGCTGGTACAGGCTCAGAAGGCTTATTTCAGAAGCGGTATAACACGATCTTATGAATTTCGAATAAAAGCCCTAAACAATCTTTCAAAACTGATTCGTAACAACGAAGCAAAGATTCTGCATGCGTTAAAATCAGATTTAAACAAATCAGAAACTGAAGCATATACAACAGAAATCGGTTTTTTATTAGAAGAAATTCGCCATACACAAAAACATCTTAAAAAGTGGATGGAACCTAAGAAAGTGAAAACAGCAAAGACTCATTTTGGATCTAAAGGTTATACCATCTCAGAGCCCTATGGCGTTACGCTTATCATCGCTCCTTGGAACTATCCGTTTCAGCTGCAGCTATCGCCGTTAATTGGTGCAATAGCAGCGGGAAACACAGCTATACTAAAACCATCAGAACTAACTCCACGTACATCTAATTTAATCGATGCATTGATAAAAGAATTCTTTCACCCTGACTACATTGCTGTTGTAGAAGGAGGAGTTGAAACGACTAAAAATTTACTGGATCAGCCGTTAGACTATATCTTTTTTACAGGAAGTGTACCGGTAGGGAAAGTGATAATGGAAGCGGCAAGCAAGCGGCTTATTCCGATTACACTAGAACTTGGCGGAAAAAGTCCTTGTATTGTTGATGAAACAGCAGATATTAAGCTTGCTGCTAAACGAATAGCGTTTGGCAAGTTTACGAATACAGGCCAAACGTGCATTGCACCAGACTATTTGTACCTTCATAAAAACATACGCACAGAATTTATTGATACATTTAAAGAAGTCATTACAGATTTTTACGGAGAACATCCATTGCAAAATGAATCATACGGCAAGATTGTGAATGATCGTCATTTTAATCGTCTGAAAAACTATTTATCAGATGGCGAGATCCTTTTTGGTGGTCGTTATGACGAAACAAAAGAAAAAATCGAACCTACTCTTATGGTTCCTACAGATTCCTCTGTTCCAGTGATGAGCGACGAAATCTTTGGTCCAATCTTTCCTGTTTTGGAATACGAGGATCTGGAAGAAGTAATTGAATTTATTGTAAGTCGCCCTAAACCTCTGGCACTTTACTTGTTTACGACAAATAAGGAAATAGAAGAAAAAGTGGTAGGCAACATTTCATTTGGTGGCGGATCAATCAATGATACGTTGATGCACATCGCAACACCTTATCTCCCATTTGGAGGAGTAGGTGAGAGCGGGATGGGCAGTTATCATGGGGAATCCAGCTTTGTTGCATTTTCTCACAGCAAAAGTGTCTTAAACCAAACGAATAAATTCGACTTTAGTTTTCGTTATCCGAATGCGAAGAATGGTCTGAAGATGATTAAAAAGTTTATGAAGTAG
- a CDS encoding bifunctional 2',3'-cyclic-nucleotide 2'-phosphodiesterase/3'-nucleotidase, which translates to MKTNHKKVVSLTLAISLLSSPLAGNAIAKMPAKNVGKVNLRIMETTDIHTNLLNFDYYKNASSETVGLAKTATLVKQARKENKNSVLVDNGDLIQGTPLGTYKAKIEPLKEGEVHPAIAAMNLMGYDMATLGNHEFNYGLDFLDETYDDANFPYVNANVYVDDHDNNPNNDVNKYSPYKIVKKMVKDENGRPKLIKIGYIGFVPPQINEWDKSHLDGKVITKNIIESAEKFVPEMKKKGADIIIAQAHSGFNSSEANTEDVIYSLSKVKGISAITFSHTHKIFPAADEKSLDALFKDAYGNVLPGVDNAKGTINGVPAVQAGYGGGSLGLIDLTLQKEKGSWKVVGSQSSVRSAKDVKPDDKVVEAVKDTHDATIKYVNTPIGTTTDDIYSFFALVQDDPSVQVVTNAQKWYVEKYISLNKPEYKDLPILSVGAPFKAGRNGVGEYTEIEKGPLTIRSAGDLYLYDNTLKALKVKGSVVKEWLEMSAGKFKTIDPNKTEEQPLLDDTFPVYNFDVIDGVNYQIDVTQPAKYDIKGTVINPNSSRILNLTYNGQAVDPNQDFVVVTNNYRAGGGGNFPGLKGSEYVVDSADENRQILMDYITEMKEITPTADNNWSLAPISGDVNVTFTSSPNGQKYTSEESKIKYLNRTDEKGFGFYRIDLN; encoded by the coding sequence ATGAAAACCAATCATAAAAAAGTAGTTTCTCTTACGTTAGCAATAAGTCTATTAAGTTCACCTTTAGCAGGAAATGCTATCGCTAAAATGCCTGCTAAAAATGTTGGTAAAGTAAACCTGAGAATCATGGAAACAACAGACATCCATACAAATCTACTTAACTTTGATTATTACAAGAATGCATCTTCAGAAACTGTAGGATTGGCCAAAACAGCTACCCTTGTAAAGCAAGCTCGTAAAGAAAACAAAAACTCAGTACTCGTTGATAATGGTGACCTGATTCAAGGAACGCCCCTTGGTACATACAAAGCAAAAATTGAACCTTTGAAAGAAGGGGAAGTTCACCCCGCTATTGCAGCTATGAATCTAATGGGCTATGATATGGCGACTCTAGGAAACCATGAATTCAACTATGGTTTAGATTTCTTAGATGAAACATATGACGATGCTAATTTTCCATATGTAAATGCAAACGTCTATGTAGATGACCATGATAATAACCCGAACAATGATGTTAACAAATATTCTCCTTATAAAATTGTAAAGAAAATGGTTAAAGATGAAAACGGCAGACCAAAACTTATTAAAATTGGTTATATCGGATTTGTACCTCCGCAAATTAACGAATGGGATAAATCTCATCTTGACGGAAAAGTCATCACAAAGAACATTATTGAAAGTGCCGAAAAGTTTGTTCCTGAAATGAAGAAAAAAGGAGCAGATATCATTATCGCACAAGCTCACTCTGGGTTTAACAGCAGTGAAGCAAATACAGAAGATGTGATCTACTCTCTAAGCAAAGTAAAGGGCATTAGCGCGATTACGTTCTCACACACACATAAAATTTTCCCAGCAGCAGATGAAAAATCACTAGATGCTTTATTTAAAGATGCTTACGGCAACGTACTTCCAGGAGTAGATAATGCCAAAGGAACAATTAACGGCGTACCAGCTGTACAAGCAGGTTATGGTGGAGGTTCACTTGGATTGATCGACCTAACTCTTCAAAAAGAAAAAGGAAGCTGGAAAGTCGTAGGATCTCAGTCTTCTGTAAGAAGCGCAAAAGATGTTAAACCTGATGATAAAGTAGTTGAAGCTGTTAAAGATACTCATGATGCTACCATTAAATACGTGAATACACCGATCGGTACAACAACAGATGACATCTATAGCTTCTTTGCACTTGTTCAAGATGATCCATCTGTACAGGTCGTTACGAACGCACAAAAATGGTATGTAGAAAAATATATCTCTTTAAATAAACCGGAATATAAAGACCTGCCGATCCTTTCAGTAGGAGCACCGTTTAAAGCCGGAAGAAATGGTGTTGGCGAATACACTGAAATTGAAAAAGGTCCACTTACAATCCGAAGCGCAGGCGACCTTTACTTATACGACAACACATTAAAAGCTCTGAAAGTAAAAGGATCTGTCGTAAAAGAATGGCTAGAGATGTCTGCTGGTAAATTCAAAACTATCGATCCTAATAAAACAGAAGAGCAACCGTTATTAGATGATACGTTCCCAGTATATAACTTTGACGTAATCGATGGAGTAAACTATCAGATTGATGTAACACAGCCTGCTAAATATGATATAAAAGGTACAGTTATTAACCCTAACAGCAGCAGGATTTTGAACCTCACATACAACGGACAAGCTGTGGACCCTAACCAAGACTTTGTTGTCGTTACAAACAATTATAGAGCTGGCGGAGGCGGAAACTTCCCAGGACTCAAAGGCAGCGAATATGTAGTTGATTCAGCGGATGAGAACCGTCAAATCTTAATGGATTACATCACAGAGATGAAAGAAATCACACCAACTGCTGATAACAACTGGTCGCTTGCACCAATTAGCGGCGATGTTAATGTAACCTTTACTTCTTCACCAAATGGTCAAAAGTATACAAGTGAAGAGAGCAAGATTAAATACCTAAACAGAACAGACGAAAAAGGATTTGGATTCTACCGCATTGATTTAAATTAA
- a CDS encoding processed acidic surface protein: MKNVLTLLLAITLSLGLLPVSAFAIEANDKEFKAFLQEIGWTSKDYETYLKSKDWTLRDFDFVDELGTPLSEEGVQAVLKEFDLSREKLNELLTEYGALEEGQDVLEGTYVIFEEDLFEEIDFIIGTPINDENLQQLLNDYNLKSIDELDALLAENDDSRDNYEYIEDLESSVDYYINGDDWEGTPINDENLQQLLNDYNLKSIEELKALLKENDDSLENYEYIEDLEWTVDFYINGDDYMDEEIADLFTQIDLTDEEMEKLFAHLETLNWEDPAFLDQMMLLADRMMAFEDFETADELSAEQVAELLSIFSEMKQLLQIETKYYLVVDGQKQPISMDTLMTMDSTNGNDLIMEILNLNGELLADIRITADMFGSEIIQETGKDIQKVEEVVSAPPTKAKPPVKTVKGGELPKTATNHLGNVVLGLGIAAAGILLFRRMRVKGF, encoded by the coding sequence ATGAAAAACGTATTAACACTTCTATTGGCTATCACACTTAGCCTAGGCTTATTACCAGTATCAGCGTTTGCAATTGAAGCAAATGACAAAGAATTTAAAGCCTTCTTACAAGAGATTGGTTGGACGTCTAAAGATTACGAAACTTACTTAAAAAGTAAAGATTGGACTTTAAGAGATTTTGATTTTGTCGATGAATTAGGGACACCTTTATCAGAAGAAGGTGTACAAGCTGTGTTGAAGGAGTTTGACTTAAGTCGTGAAAAACTTAACGAACTTTTGACTGAATACGGTGCTCTTGAAGAAGGACAAGATGTTCTAGAAGGAACGTATGTTATCTTTGAAGAAGACTTGTTTGAAGAAATTGATTTTATTATCGGCACACCTATAAACGATGAAAATCTTCAGCAGCTATTAAACGACTACAACCTCAAGTCTATCGATGAACTGGATGCATTATTAGCAGAAAATGATGATTCACGTGATAACTATGAATACATTGAAGATTTAGAGTCATCTGTAGACTATTATATTAACGGCGATGATTGGGAAGGTACTCCAATCAATGATGAGAATCTTCAACAATTATTAAACGATTACAACCTAAAATCCATTGAAGAACTTAAAGCATTATTAAAAGAAAACGATGATTCACTTGAAAACTATGAATATATTGAAGATCTTGAGTGGACGGTTGATTTTTATATAAACGGCGATGACTACATGGATGAAGAAATAGCAGATCTCTTTACACAGATTGATTTAACAGATGAAGAGATGGAAAAGCTTTTTGCTCATTTAGAAACACTAAATTGGGAAGATCCAGCTTTTCTTGATCAAATGATGCTGCTAGCTGACCGCATGATGGCTTTTGAAGATTTTGAAACAGCAGATGAACTTTCTGCTGAACAAGTTGCTGAACTGCTTTCGATCTTCTCTGAAATGAAGCAGCTCTTACAAATTGAAACAAAATATTATCTTGTTGTTGATGGACAAAAGCAACCCATTTCAATGGACACGTTGATGACGATGGATTCAACAAATGGAAATGACTTAATTATGGAAATCCTCAACTTGAATGGTGAATTATTAGCAGATATCCGTATCACTGCTGATATGTTTGGTTCTGAAATTATTCAAGAGACAGGTAAAGATATTCAAAAAGTTGAAGAAGTTGTTTCGGCACCTCCAACCAAAGCCAAACCACCTGTAAAAACAGTAAAAGGCGGAGAACTTCCTAAAACAGCTACCAACCACTTAGGGAACGTAGTGCTTGGACTAGGAATTGCGGCTGCTGGGATTTTACTATTTAGACGAATGAGAGTAAAAGGATTTTAA
- a CDS encoding nucleobase:cation symporter-2 family protein, with translation MKKGKVFSLGIQHVLAMYAGAVIVPLIVGGALKLSPEQLAYLVAIDLLTCGLATLLQVWQNRFFGVGLPVVLGCTFTAVGPMIAIGSQYGMSAIYGAIIAAGLFVVIFAGAFGKILKLFPPIVTGSVVTIIGITLIPVAIKDMAGGAGSTNFGSTQNLLLSFGVLGFILLLFRFSKGFVRSVSILIGLIAGTIASSFMGLVDFTPVMQASWVHMPKPFYFGVPTFEVGAIITMILVAIVSLIESTGVFMALGKICDRNLTPKDLTKGYRGEGLAIILGGIFNAFPYTTYSQNVGLVQLSGVKTKQVIYVAGGMLVFLGLIPKVAALTTLIPTPVMGGAMVAMFGMVFASGIKMLSEVNLAKQENLLIIACSVGMGLGVTVEPELFSKLPESVQILTENGIVAGSIMAILLNLLFNAKSKKVIVPQIQKNQKQAV, from the coding sequence ATGAAGAAAGGAAAAGTATTCTCACTAGGAATTCAACATGTTCTAGCGATGTATGCTGGAGCGGTAATTGTTCCGTTGATCGTAGGCGGTGCACTTAAACTATCACCTGAACAGCTTGCCTACTTAGTTGCAATCGACCTTTTAACCTGTGGATTAGCAACACTTCTGCAAGTTTGGCAAAACCGTTTCTTTGGGGTTGGTTTACCTGTTGTATTAGGCTGTACGTTTACTGCAGTGGGACCAATGATTGCGATTGGCAGTCAATATGGAATGAGCGCGATTTATGGAGCTATTATAGCAGCTGGACTGTTCGTGGTGATTTTTGCAGGGGCTTTTGGAAAAATACTTAAGCTGTTTCCTCCAATTGTAACTGGATCTGTTGTTACCATTATCGGGATTACATTAATTCCAGTCGCTATAAAGGACATGGCAGGCGGGGCAGGGAGCACGAACTTTGGTTCAACGCAAAATCTCCTTCTTTCATTTGGGGTTCTCGGCTTCATTTTACTGCTTTTTCGTTTTTCTAAAGGATTCGTCAGATCTGTATCCATCCTGATCGGTCTGATTGCAGGAACCATTGCCTCTTCATTTATGGGATTAGTTGATTTTACTCCTGTTATGCAGGCTTCATGGGTTCATATGCCAAAGCCATTTTACTTTGGAGTTCCAACTTTTGAAGTCGGCGCAATCATTACGATGATCCTAGTTGCCATCGTAAGTTTGATTGAATCTACTGGTGTTTTTATGGCACTTGGTAAAATATGCGACCGCAATCTCACACCGAAAGATTTAACAAAAGGGTATAGAGGAGAAGGTCTTGCCATTATTCTTGGTGGTATCTTTAACGCTTTTCCTTATACAACATATTCTCAAAACGTCGGTCTTGTCCAGTTGTCGGGCGTAAAAACAAAACAAGTGATCTATGTTGCTGGAGGCATGTTAGTGTTTCTTGGCTTAATTCCTAAAGTGGCTGCACTTACGACTTTAATTCCAACACCTGTTATGGGCGGAGCAATGGTTGCGATGTTTGGTATGGTATTCGCTTCAGGCATTAAAATGCTAAGTGAAGTAAACCTAGCAAAGCAAGAAAACCTTTTAATCATCGCTTGTTCAGTCGGAATGGGACTAGGTGTAACGGTAGAACCAGAATTGTTCAGCAAACTTCCAGAAAGTGTACAAATCTTAACAGAGAACGGAATTGTAGCTGGAAGTATAATGGCTATCTTGTTGAATTTACTATTTAACGCAAAATCGAAAAAGGTAATCGTTCCTCAAATTCAAAAGAATCAAAAGCAAGCGGTATAA
- a CDS encoding class D sortase, translating into MKKRSKSRIVLLTISVAFIMFGIWFSSTNAFTFMKGYLIFKTGQIEAKEDNQPVEQKQVVPKKESLYPERPAKGDNIGNLIIPKLDASLPIFHGTDEEELEKGVGHFAKSVLPGENDNSVLSGHRDTVFRKLGDVGRGDLLIVETSAGTFTYKVKNVRIVDKDDRTVIVPKPRATLTVSTCYPFDFIGASPERYILVADLISQK; encoded by the coding sequence ATGAAAAAGAGAAGTAAATCTCGGATTGTACTTCTGACAATATCCGTTGCTTTTATTATGTTTGGGATTTGGTTCAGCAGTACAAATGCCTTTACATTTATGAAAGGGTATCTGATATTCAAAACCGGACAGATTGAAGCTAAAGAGGATAATCAGCCTGTTGAACAAAAACAAGTTGTCCCTAAAAAGGAGAGTCTATATCCCGAGAGACCTGCAAAAGGCGACAACATCGGTAATCTTATTATCCCAAAGCTGGATGCTTCACTTCCAATCTTTCATGGAACAGATGAAGAAGAATTAGAAAAAGGTGTCGGCCACTTCGCTAAAAGTGTCTTGCCAGGCGAGAATGATAATTCTGTATTATCAGGACATCGTGATACCGTTTTTCGCAAACTTGGAGATGTTGGGAGAGGTGATCTCTTGATCGTTGAGACATCAGCTGGAACATTTACGTATAAAGTAAAAAATGTTCGAATCGTCGATAAAGATGACCGAACAGTAATTGTCCCAAAACCAAGAGCAACATTAACGGTCTCAACTTGCTACCCCTTTGATTTTATTGGAGCGTCGCCTGAACGATATATCCTTGTGGCAGATTTGATTTCACAAAAATAA
- a CDS encoding VOC family protein: protein MIVAVNPYLVTNGNGQEAVKFYVNALNAELISLQTFGEMPEDPNHPLPSEAKDRVMNAQFKAGDTIMMLSDTFPGMPYNLGNQVSIAIHIDTVEEAQNVFEKLSEGGKVTMPLQETFWSPSYGQVTDKYGVEWQVSTIKED, encoded by the coding sequence ATGATTGTAGCTGTGAATCCTTACCTGGTTACTAACGGAAATGGCCAAGAAGCAGTAAAATTTTATGTGAATGCATTGAACGCTGAATTAATTTCTTTGCAAACCTTTGGAGAAATGCCAGAAGATCCTAATCATCCACTACCTAGCGAAGCAAAGGATCGTGTGATGAACGCTCAGTTTAAAGCGGGGGATACCATCATGATGCTTTCTGATACGTTTCCTGGGATGCCTTACAATCTTGGAAATCAAGTAAGCATTGCGATTCATATCGATACAGTTGAAGAAGCACAGAATGTTTTTGAAAAGCTTTCAGAAGGTGGTAAAGTAACAATGCCTCTGCAAGAAACGTTCTGGAGCCCTTCATACGGCCAAGTTACAGATAAATACGGTGTTGAATGGCAAGTTTCAACGATTAAAGAAGATTAA
- a CDS encoding GDSL-type esterase/lipase family protein, with protein sequence MVGIKRKSTLVIVASLLVLFSISLVVYSFNSEEMEVTALGDSLAYGLGNTSDNGYIGDVEKRYEDDLDKQLVVHDFGVPNDTSTDLLKRLSNPEIVDTAKKSDFILINIGTNDFLKSTNHLTKFNKEELAANEEIYKENLNQIIQKIQKKDNPKTIYILGIYNPKVKWSDMSDVNEAVLNWNRSTIEVTKKHKNTAFIRTDDLFINKKKQEYFSDKLHPNEKGYALIGKRVYETIKQSSNEK encoded by the coding sequence GTGGTTGGAATTAAAAGAAAAAGTACTTTGGTTATTGTAGCAAGTTTATTGGTTTTATTTAGTATTAGTTTAGTGGTGTATTCCTTTAACTCTGAAGAAATGGAAGTCACTGCTCTTGGAGATTCATTAGCGTACGGTCTAGGAAACACTAGTGACAACGGTTATATTGGAGATGTAGAGAAACGTTACGAAGATGACTTAGATAAACAACTTGTTGTTCACGATTTTGGTGTACCAAACGATACAAGTACAGATTTACTTAAGCGATTAAGCAATCCGGAAATTGTAGATACAGCTAAAAAATCTGATTTTATTCTCATTAACATAGGAACCAACGACTTTTTAAAAAGTACGAATCATTTAACAAAGTTCAACAAAGAAGAGCTTGCTGCAAATGAGGAAATTTATAAAGAAAATCTAAATCAAATCATTCAAAAAATCCAAAAGAAAGACAATCCGAAAACAATCTATATTCTTGGCATTTATAATCCAAAGGTGAAATGGAGTGATATGTCCGATGTGAACGAAGCGGTTTTAAACTGGAACAGATCAACCATAGAAGTAACAAAAAAACACAAAAACACAGCATTTATCCGTACAGATGATTTATTTATCAATAAAAAGAAACAAGAGTATTTCTCTGATAAGCTCCACCCGAATGAAAAAGGTTATGCTTTGATTGGAAAAAGAGTTTACGAAACCATTAAGCAAAGTTCAAACGAGAAATAA